One window from the genome of Bacteroidota bacterium encodes:
- the queG gene encoding tRNA epoxyqueuosine(34) reductase QueG yields the protein MTREEITLHIKAKALETGFTKAGVTSVEPLNDAADRLRAWVADGAHGVMQWMERRHDERRDVRNLMPDAKSILSLAINYYHPHEIDPASDHKISRYAWGTDYHEVVPPMLKHLLEEIQMIVPEAVGRYYTDTGPLLERELAERAGIGWIGKHSSVITREAGSWVFLAEIILNLDLEPDPPAEDMCGTCTRCIDACPTDAITEPYKIDARRCIAYLTIELKPEHEIPSELASKLNGWIYGCDICQDVCPWNRFAQPTAISAFAPREGVLSLDCETIETMEQEEFSSRFSKSPMKRAKLAGLKRNIRAAKQNQ from the coding sequence ATGACACGCGAAGAAATCACATTACACATCAAGGCGAAAGCGCTCGAAACTGGCTTTACCAAGGCCGGCGTCACCAGCGTGGAGCCGCTTAATGATGCAGCCGACCGGCTCCGCGCCTGGGTGGCGGATGGTGCTCACGGCGTCATGCAGTGGATGGAGCGGCGGCATGATGAGCGTCGGGATGTCCGCAACCTGATGCCGGATGCCAAGAGTATTCTCTCGCTGGCCATCAACTACTATCATCCTCACGAAATTGATCCCGCCTCGGACCACAAGATTTCGCGCTATGCCTGGGGCACCGATTATCATGAGGTCGTGCCGCCCATGCTCAAACATTTGCTCGAAGAGATCCAGATGATCGTACCGGAGGCGGTTGGTCGATATTACACGGATACCGGCCCACTCCTCGAACGTGAACTTGCGGAACGCGCCGGGATCGGATGGATTGGCAAGCACTCGAGTGTGATCACACGCGAGGCTGGCTCATGGGTCTTTCTGGCCGAGATTATTCTGAACCTCGATCTCGAACCCGATCCACCCGCCGAAGATATGTGTGGAACCTGCACGCGCTGCATCGATGCCTGCCCGACGGACGCGATCACAGAGCCATACAAGATTGATGCGCGCCGCTGCATTGCATATCTCACGATCGAGCTGAAACCCGAGCACGAGATCCCGTCAGAGCTCGCCTCTAAGCTGAATGGCTGGATCTATGGCTGCGATATTTGCCAGGATGTTTGTCCGTGGAACCGCTTTGCACAGCCAACTGCTATATCAGCATTCGCCCCGCGGGAAGGAGTTCTATCGCTCGATTGCGAGACCATCGAAACGATGGAGCAAGAGGAGTTCTCAAGCCGTTTCAGTAAGTCACCCATGAAACGCGCGAAACTTGCTGGGCTGAAGCGTAATATCAGAGCCGCGAAACAGAATCAATAA
- a CDS encoding nitrite reductase (NAD(P)H) small subunit, producing MNDFDEEALDAARSELNTEGSEQSLEYFYACQFAEIPPSGRRGKVVEVDDTEIAIFNIKGEILAISNLCPHEMSPVMAAGFVDCNACVVACPLHGWTFDLHTGMQIGVPGSIPVYDVRLDGEEVWLRKSSMT from the coding sequence GTGAATGATTTTGATGAGGAAGCATTAGACGCGGCACGTTCCGAACTGAACACGGAAGGCTCGGAGCAATCTTTGGAATATTTCTATGCATGTCAGTTTGCAGAGATTCCGCCGAGCGGCCGGCGGGGGAAGGTCGTCGAAGTGGATGATACCGAAATCGCGATCTTTAATATCAAGGGAGAAATCCTCGCCATTTCAAATCTCTGTCCGCATGAGATGTCGCCGGTCATGGCAGCCGGATTTGTCGATTGTAATGCCTGCGTGGTGGCCTGCCCGCTGCACGGTTGGACGTTTGACCTGCACACCGGCATGCAGATCGGAGTCCCTGGAAGCATCCCTGTCTATGATGTTAGACTCGATGGGGAAGAAGTGTGGCTTCGAAAGTCATCAATGACGTAA
- a CDS encoding DUF4142 domain-containing protein, with amino-acid sequence MMKHSFLSKYIFLGEAFLLSLALIAASCTRKTNTDYGLDSITSSAISPGPNPSSSQPANTSMSDENIIAALCAADSAEITEAKYVISHTKNTEVRSFANMMVVDHSKMWKEKKELAKKLNVKPLPPANDNGSSMMASEMDALRNAPNAHAMDSLYIADAIQDHKEDLKDVKELQTTAHHAELRDAIKGAEPVVMKHLEHPRAIESKLMSGAGMAASKRSQ; translated from the coding sequence ATGATGAAACACTCTTTCCTCAGCAAGTATATTTTTCTCGGGGAGGCCTTTCTGTTGAGCCTTGCGCTTATCGCTGCAAGTTGCACGAGAAAGACGAACACAGACTATGGGCTGGATTCAATCACATCCAGCGCAATCTCACCCGGTCCGAACCCTTCGTCATCTCAACCTGCGAACACTTCGATGTCCGATGAGAATATCATTGCTGCTCTATGCGCAGCCGATTCTGCCGAGATTACCGAAGCGAAATATGTTATTTCGCATACGAAGAACACCGAGGTGCGCTCATTCGCGAACATGATGGTTGTCGATCATTCCAAAATGTGGAAGGAAAAGAAAGAGCTTGCGAAGAAACTCAACGTTAAGCCGCTCCCTCCTGCGAACGATAATGGGTCAAGCATGATGGCTTCCGAAATGGATGCGTTGCGAAATGCTCCAAACGCCCATGCTATGGATAGTCTATATATTGCGGATGCCATTCAGGACCACAAAGAGGACTTAAAGGATGTGAAAGAGCTTCAGACGACCGCCCACCATGCTGAGTTAAGGGATGCAATCAAAGGTGCTGAGCCTGTTGTCATGAAGCACCTTGAACATCCCCGGGCGATCGAAAGCAAGTTAATGTCTGGTGCCGGAATGGCGGCTTCGAAACGAAGTCAGTAG
- a CDS encoding phosphoglycerate kinase → MTYQTIDTVDVKGKRVFLRVDFNVPLTKEKPYTIADDTRIRAAMPTIEALLARGARLIIASHLGRPKGAPEERYSLRPVFEHLKVLLSTKVTFANDCVGTEVENSASGLKPGEVLLLENLRFHGEEEKNDPAFSKSLAGLCDVYVDDAFGAAHRAHASIEGITHFVRIKAAGYLMDKELKYLGGVLSSPSKPFVAIIGGAKISGKIDVIESLLGRADKVLIGGGMTYTFLKAQGKEIGTSLVEEDKVELAKALLVKSANRLVLPVDTVVAREFKNDAEHKTVNVDEIPAEWMGVDIGDRTIQQFRTEIARAKTIVWNGPMGVFEMPNYATGTFEIARALADATASGATTVVGGGDSVSALEHAGLASKISHVSTGGGASLEFLEGKVLPGVKALEA, encoded by the coding sequence ATGACTTATCAGACTATCGACACCGTTGATGTCAAGGGCAAGCGCGTGTTTCTCCGAGTCGATTTCAATGTGCCGCTCACCAAGGAAAAGCCATACACAATCGCTGATGACACACGCATCCGCGCAGCGATGCCAACGATCGAGGCTCTGCTCGCGCGTGGTGCACGGCTGATCATTGCAAGCCATCTTGGCCGTCCAAAGGGTGCGCCTGAAGAGAGGTACTCACTACGTCCGGTATTCGAACATTTGAAAGTGCTTCTTAGCACGAAGGTAACGTTTGCCAATGATTGCGTTGGCACTGAAGTCGAGAACTCGGCAAGCGGACTGAAGCCTGGCGAAGTACTCCTGCTCGAGAATCTTCGATTCCATGGCGAGGAGGAGAAGAATGATCCCGCGTTTTCCAAATCTCTGGCGGGATTATGTGATGTCTATGTCGATGATGCATTTGGCGCAGCGCACCGCGCTCATGCTTCTATCGAAGGTATCACTCATTTCGTTAGAATAAAGGCCGCGGGGTATCTGATGGATAAGGAGCTGAAGTACTTGGGCGGCGTGCTCTCCTCTCCTTCAAAGCCCTTCGTCGCTATCATTGGCGGCGCAAAGATTTCCGGCAAGATCGATGTCATCGAAAGTCTGCTCGGTCGTGCCGACAAGGTATTGATTGGTGGTGGCATGACCTACACCTTCCTGAAGGCGCAAGGAAAGGAGATCGGCACGTCGCTCGTCGAGGAAGATAAGGTCGAATTGGCAAAAGCACTGCTTGTCAAGTCTGCCAATCGGCTCGTGCTACCGGTCGATACCGTCGTCGCTCGTGAGTTCAAAAACGACGCCGAACATAAGACGGTGAATGTCGATGAGATACCTGCCGAGTGGATGGGTGTGGACATCGGCGATCGGACTATTCAGCAATTCCGCACGGAGATCGCTCGCGCGAAAACAATCGTCTGGAACGGCCCGATGGGAGTCTTCGAAATGCCAAATTATGCGACGGGTACCTTCGAGATCGCCCGCGCACTTGCGGATGCAACAGCTTCGGGAGCCACGACCGTCGTGGGCGGCGGGGATAGCGTATCGGCACTCGAACATGCCGGACTCGCCAGCAAGATATCGCATGTCTCCACTGGCGGTGGCGCGAGCCTCGAATTCCTCGAAGGCAAAGTGCTGCCGGGGGTAAAGGCACTCGAAGCCTAA
- a CDS encoding glycosyltransferase family 4 protein, with product MKPRRLAIVTQDPANFGGVLRLVEYAYRRAKAAGFEPTIIHYARFAEHPELSASLANIFRGELNFLPKVQRYEFRGMQSVAIGAYLPEWEPNRIHANRFWRNELAEFDDFLLVTGSAHTGLPLASLKKPFVAWVSSSVTADRGERLRSSRNFLALIERLGMLPVLKSEARVLNQATSILAVSNDARDQLRRLSNTPTEVWPFPIDTDRFQPSELRDSHPRFLFVGRANDPRKRVALFADACNELHRTTPDLEFAATIVSSVAAGFPRPSDTNLEVRSGISDSELIEMYSSSTALVLTSEQEGLGIAAMEAMACGLPVISTRCGGPETFIEDTISGFFVSNDPRKIAEAMHTLALNSALRERMGRAARERIEREFSERAWNLRFEKMLSDLPHS from the coding sequence GTGAAGCCGCGGCGCCTCGCGATCGTTACCCAAGATCCCGCGAATTTCGGCGGTGTGCTGCGGCTCGTTGAGTATGCGTATCGGCGTGCGAAAGCCGCCGGCTTCGAACCAACGATCATCCATTATGCCCGTTTTGCCGAACATCCGGAATTGAGTGCCTCGCTTGCGAATATCTTTCGCGGGGAGTTGAACTTCTTGCCCAAGGTTCAGCGATATGAGTTTCGTGGAATGCAGAGCGTTGCAATCGGTGCGTATTTGCCCGAGTGGGAGCCGAACCGTATCCATGCGAACCGGTTCTGGCGCAACGAACTTGCTGAATTTGATGACTTCCTTCTCGTCACCGGCTCTGCACATACCGGCTTACCACTCGCTTCGCTGAAGAAGCCGTTCGTTGCGTGGGTTTCTTCAAGCGTTACTGCCGATCGTGGCGAACGGCTCCGATCGTCGCGCAACTTCTTGGCGCTCATCGAGCGATTGGGCATGCTGCCAGTACTGAAATCCGAAGCGCGGGTTCTGAATCAAGCAACGAGCATTCTTGCCGTCAGTAACGATGCACGAGATCAACTGCGACGGCTATCGAACACGCCCACTGAGGTGTGGCCATTCCCAATCGACACGGATCGTTTCCAGCCTTCTGAACTACGTGATTCACATCCGCGATTTCTGTTCGTCGGCCGTGCGAACGATCCACGCAAACGTGTTGCCCTTTTTGCGGATGCGTGCAACGAACTCCACCGAACGACGCCTGATCTCGAGTTCGCCGCAACGATCGTGTCGAGTGTAGCGGCGGGATTTCCGCGTCCATCCGATACGAATCTTGAAGTCCGTTCCGGAATATCGGATTCGGAATTGATCGAGATGTATAGCTCTTCGACTGCTCTGGTTCTGACCAGCGAGCAGGAGGGACTGGGGATTGCCGCGATGGAGGCCATGGCGTGTGGCCTCCCGGTTATTTCCACTCGCTGCGGCGGCCCGGAGACGTTTATCGAGGATACAATTTCCGGCTTTTTTGTTAGCAACGATCCGCGAAAGATCGCGGAGGCGATGCACACGCTTGCTCTGAACTCGGCACTTCGAGAACGGATGGGCCGCGCGGCCAGAGAGAGAATCGAGCGCGAATTCAGCGAGCGAGCGTGGAATCTCCGATTTGAAAAGATGCTAAGCGACCTCCCACATTCATAG